The Staphylothermus marinus F1 genome has a segment encoding these proteins:
- a CDS encoding RNA ligase: protein MDENELVNKLSDALGIEYEKLSKHIGRSIRLMKYGELNYVVFRRDLLGYREGTTILLGEEPLIVHGYPSIQRLAFIEGVSKHMIDNVVVEEKMNGYNVRVVYYMNNIYAITRGGYICPYTTARIRKLYSKNIKLAYQEYPDTILVGEVVGTENPYVIYDYPEARGFDYFIFDTMKKDKLQPLRIRDEIAEKYSLKTVRILDIINKRDIDRLKTIINRLEKERREGVVLKDPYQRVPPLKYTTIYINIRDIWEGMRYPFDEGRGYLFSRIVRLIAQGYEYDWNNTELDRIALKLGRAILEPAINSLKKRANGEIIASKYTLVFPSEDDLSKYIEYAESIGMDFIFRVVEKREDGCIVVELFKMKETHNIYTKMLKTGYSPLD, encoded by the coding sequence GTGGACGAAAATGAGCTTGTAAATAAATTAAGTGATGCTCTCGGTATTGAATACGAGAAACTCTCAAAACATATAGGTAGATCCATTAGATTAATGAAGTATGGCGAACTAAACTATGTTGTCTTCAGAAGGGATCTTCTAGGATACCGTGAAGGAACAACAATCCTACTTGGAGAAGAGCCATTAATAGTTCACGGATACCCTAGTATTCAAAGACTAGCATTTATTGAAGGAGTATCTAAACACATGATAGATAATGTCGTTGTAGAGGAGAAAATGAACGGCTATAATGTCAGAGTAGTTTATTACATGAACAACATATATGCGATCACACGTGGGGGATATATTTGTCCATATACAACAGCTAGAATAAGAAAACTATACTCTAAAAACATTAAGTTAGCATATCAAGAATACCCAGACACAATTTTAGTGGGTGAAGTAGTTGGAACAGAAAATCCCTATGTAATATATGATTATCCCGAAGCTAGAGGATTCGATTACTTCATATTTGATACTATGAAAAAAGATAAATTACAGCCACTGAGAATTAGGGATGAAATCGCCGAGAAGTATAGTTTGAAAACGGTTAGAATACTAGATATTATTAATAAAAGGGATATTGATAGGTTAAAAACAATTATTAACAGGCTAGAGAAGGAAAGAAGAGAAGGAGTAGTATTGAAAGACCCCTATCAACGTGTTCCACCTCTAAAATATACTACCATATATATTAATATCAGAGATATCTGGGAAGGGATGAGGTACCCATTTGATGAAGGAAGAGGATATCTATTTTCTAGAATAGTAAGGCTAATAGCGCAAGGATATGAATATGACTGGAATAATACTGAGCTAGATAGAATAGCGTTAAAACTGGGAAGAGCAATTCTAGAACCTGCAATTAATTCTTTGAAGAAGAGAGCTAATGGAGAAATTATTGCATCAAAATATACATTAGTGTTTCCCTCAGAAGATGATCTCTCAAAATATATAGAGTACGCAGAATCTATAGGAATGGACTTCATATTCAGAGTTGTTGAGAAACGAGAAGATGGATGCATAGTTGTTGAATTATTCAAGATGAAGGAAACACATAATATATATACGAAAATGCTTAAAACTGGTTATTCACCTCTCGACTAA
- the speE gene encoding polyamine aminopropyltransferase — translation MEDYIIGGIYVIEPTSPKLASLFKAKKIFVTEKTPYQEIMLAEIEDFGRALIIDNLIQSTERDEYIYHESLVHPAMVLHPNPRKVLIIGGGEGATLREVLKHKTVEEAVMVDIDEKVVEFSKKYLEYMHQGSFYDKRAKVIIMDGQKYVRESPDNYYDVVILDLTDPYAGEAAKPLYSEKFYREIHRILREDGVVVTQAGNSFYYREAYDYVYNNLSKVFPQVVEYWVWIPSFTYTCNFILGSKIYDPRKMSEEEVDKILSDRGVKTKFLNGKRFIGLLKLGIIKG, via the coding sequence ATGGAAGACTACATTATTGGCGGAATATATGTTATAGAGCCTACTAGCCCTAAGCTAGCGTCTTTGTTCAAAGCCAAAAAAATATTTGTAACAGAAAAGACTCCTTACCAAGAAATAATGCTTGCAGAAATAGAAGATTTTGGAAGAGCATTAATCATAGATAATCTTATTCAGAGTACTGAGAGAGACGAATATATTTATCACGAATCATTAGTGCACCCAGCTATGGTTCTACATCCAAATCCCAGAAAAGTATTAATCATAGGAGGAGGAGAGGGGGCAACTCTTAGAGAAGTACTTAAACATAAAACTGTTGAGGAAGCTGTAATGGTGGATATTGATGAGAAAGTTGTTGAGTTCTCGAAAAAATATCTCGAATATATGCATCAGGGAAGCTTCTACGATAAGAGAGCAAAAGTAATCATAATGGATGGGCAAAAATATGTTAGAGAATCTCCGGATAACTACTACGACGTAGTAATTCTTGATCTAACAGATCCATACGCAGGAGAAGCAGCTAAACCATTGTATTCCGAAAAGTTTTACCGAGAAATACATAGAATACTTAGAGAGGATGGAGTAGTAGTTACTCAAGCGGGTAATAGTTTCTATTATAGAGAAGCATATGATTATGTATATAATAATTTGTCCAAGGTATTTCCTCAAGTAGTGGAGTACTGGGTGTGGATTCCAAGCTTCACATATACATGCAACTTTATTTTAGGATCAAAAATATATGACCCAAGAAAAATGAGTGAAGAAGAAGTAGACAAAATACTTTCGGATAGAGGAGTGAAAACAAAGTTCTTAAACGGTAAAAGATTCATTGGCTTATTGAAGCTAGGCATTATTAAGGGATAG